The Apodemus sylvaticus chromosome 22, mApoSyl1.1, whole genome shotgun sequence genome includes a region encoding these proteins:
- the Gpc2 gene encoding glypican-2, producing the protein MSALRPLLLLLLPLCPGLGPRHGSQAKVVRSCAETRQVLGTRGYSLNLIPPSLISGEHLQICPQEYTCCSSETEQKLIRDAEVTFRGLVEDSGSFLIHTLAARHRKFNEFFREMLSISQHSLAQLFSHSYGRLYSQHAVIFNSLFSGLRDYYEKSGEGLDDTLADFWAQLLERAFPLLHPQYSFPPDFLLCLTRLTSTADGSLQPFGDSPRRLRLQITRALVAARALVQGLETGRNVVSEALKVPVLEGCRQALMRLIGCPLCRGVPSLMPCRGFCLNVAHGCLSSRGLEPEWGGYLDGLLLLAEKLQGPFSFELAAESIGVKISEGLMHLQENSVKVSAKVFQECGTPHSVQSRNRRAPAPREEASRSWRASAEEERPTTAAGTNLHRLVWELRERLSRVRGFWAGLPVTVCGDSRMAADVSQEAAPCWTGVGRGRYMSPVVVGSLNEQLHNPELDTASPDVPTRRRRLHLRAATARMKAAALGQDLDMHDADEDGSGSGGGQQYADDWKAGAAPVVPPARPPRPPRPPRRDGLGVRGGSGSARYNQGRGRNLGSSVVLHTPHVLLLLPSALTLLGLR; encoded by the exons ATGTCCGCGCTGCGACCCCTCCTGCTTTTGCTGCTCCCTCTGTGTCCTGGTCTAGGACCGCGACATGGGAGCCAGGCAAAGGTCGTCCGGAGTTGTGCAGAGACTCGGCAGGTGCTGGGGACCCGGGGATATAGCTTAAacctcatccctccctccctcatctcaG GTGAGCACCTTCAAATCTGTCCTCAGGAGTACACCTGCTGTTCCAGCGAGACAGAGCAAAAGTTGATCCGGGATGCTGAGGTCACATTCCGTGGCCTGGTGGAGGACAGTGGCTCCTTCCTGATTCACACGCTGGCCGCCCGCCATAGAAAGTTTAACG AGTTTTTTCGGGAGATGCTGTCTATATCCCAGCATTCTTTGGCCCAGCTCTTCTCGCATTCCTATGgtcgcctgtattcccagcacgcCGTCATCTTCAACAGCCTGTTCTCCGGCCTGCGGGACTACTATGAGAAGTCTGGCGAGGGCTTAGATGACACCTTGGCGGATTTCTGGGCGCAGCTCCTGGAGAGAGCCTTCCCTTTGCTGCACCCACAATACAGTTTCCCTCCTGACTTCCTGCTCTGCCTTACTCGGCTCACCTCAACTGCCGATGGCTCTCTGCAGCCCTTCGGGGACTCGCCCCGGCGCCTCCGCCTACAG ATAACCAGGGCACTGGTGGCAGCCCGAGCCTTGGTCCAGGGTCTGGAGACTGGAAGAAATGTAGTCAGCGAAGCACTTAAG GTACCGGTCTTGGAAGGCTGCAGACAGGCCCTGATGCGCCTGATTGGCTGCCCACTTTGTCGGGGAGTACCTTCCCTCATGCCCTGCCGGGGCTTCTGCCTCAATGTAGCCCATGGCTGCCTCAGCAGCAGGGGACTGGAGCCTGAATGGGGCGGATATCTGG ATGGTCTCCTGCTGCTGGCTGAGAAACTCCAGGGACCCTTCTCCTTTGAGCTGGCTGCTGAGTCCATTGGGGTGAAGATCTCAGAAGGTTTGATGCACTTGCAGGAAAACAGTGTAAAGGTGTCAGCCAAG GTGTTTCAGGAATGTGGGACCCCCCATTCGGTGCAGTCCCGGAACCGGCGAGCACCAGCGCCCCGAGAAGAAGCTAGCCGGTCGTGGAGGGCATCCGCCGAGGAAGAACGGCCCACAACAGCGGCGGGCACTAATCTGCACCGGCTG GTTTGGGAGCTCCGGGAGAGACTTAGCCGAGTGCGGGGCTTCTGGGCTGGACTGCCTGTGACGGTGTGTGGGGACTCCCGCATGGCGGCAGATGTGTCACAGGAGGCGGCGCCCTGCTGGACTGGAGTTGGGAGAGGCCG GTACATGTCGCCCGTGGTCGTGGGCTCCTTGAACGAGCAGCTCCACAACCCGGAGTTGGATACCGCGAGTCCCGATGTCCCGACGCGGCGGCGGAGGCTACATCTCCGCGCGGCTACTGCTCGGATGAAGGCGGCGGCGCTGGGGCAGGACCTTGACATGCACGACGCGG ATGAAGACGGCAGCGGCTCCGGAGGGGGACAGCAGTATGCAGACGACTGGAAAGCCGGGGCAGCGCCTGTGGTTCCCCCAGCCAGGCCTCCAAGGCCACCTCGTCCCCCTCGAAGGGACGGTCTCGGAGTGAGAG